The following proteins are co-located in the Phragmites australis chromosome 10, lpPhrAust1.1, whole genome shotgun sequence genome:
- the LOC133931168 gene encoding blue copper protein-like — MEARSSAALVAAAVLALLVLVPEASRAERFVVGDAARWTWGYNYTDWVIKKGPFFQNDSLVFMYDPPNATVHAHSVYLMRNAADYQSCNLKAAKLVAGVMQGAGSGFEFVLKKRKPHYFVCGERGGLHCTMGQMRFIVKPKSSACRDD, encoded by the exons ATGGAGGCGAGGAGCAGTGCAGCGCTCGTGGCCGCGGCCGTCCTGGCGCTACTGGTGCTCGTGCCCGAGGCGTCCCGCGCGGAGCGGTTCGTGGTCGGCGACGCGGCGCGGTGGACGTGGGGGTACAACTACACGGACTGGGTCATCAAGAAGGGCCCCTTCTTCCAGAACGACAGCCTCG TTTTCATGTACGACCCGCCGAACGCGACGGTGCACGCGCACAGCGTGTACCTGATGCGCAACGCCGCGGACTACCAGTCGTGCAACCTCAAGGCGGCCAAGCTGGTGGCCGGCGTCATGCAGGGCGCCGGGTCGGGCTTCGAGTTCGTGCTCAAGAAGCGCAAGCCGCACTACTTCGTCTGCGGCGAGCGCGGCGGACTCCACTGCACCATGGGGCAGATGAGGTTCATTGTCAAGCCCAAGAGCTCCGCGTGCCGCGACGACTGA
- the LOC133930629 gene encoding peptidyl-prolyl cis-trans isomerase CYP40-like — translation MAVEGGFAAPAPAAAAEVKNPRCFMDVSIGGEMEGRIVVELYASVVPRTAENFRALCTGEKGVGAASGKPLHFKGSCFHRVIKGFMVQGGDITAGDGTGGESIYGLKFEDENFVLKHERKGILSMANSGPNTNGSQFFITTTRTPHLDGKHVVFGRVIKGMGVVRSIEHVPVGEADCPTSDAVIVDCGELPEGADDGVVNFFKDGDVYPDWPNDLEEKPTEVSWWMDAVESAKAYGNDNFKKQDYKTALRKYRKALRYLDVCWEKEEIDEEKSTALRKTKSIILTNSSACKLKLGDLRGALLDADFALRETEGNAKAFFRQGQAHIALNDIDAAVESFKHALELEPNDGGIKRELAAAKKKIADRRDQERKAFARIFQPSGKSDKCSEENY, via the exons ATGGCAGTGGAGGGCGGCTTCGCGGCACCCGcacccgcggcggcggcggaagtgAAGAATCCGAGGTGCTTCATGGACGTCAGCATTGGCGGCGAGATGGAAGGGAGGATCGTGGTGGAGCTCTACGCGTCTGTGGTACCTCGGACGGCGGAGAACTTCCGCGCGCTCTGCACCGGAGAGAAGGGCGTCGGCGCCGCCAGCGGCAAGCCGCTCCACTTCAAG GGCTCATGCTTCCATCGCGTTATCAAAGGGTTTATGGTACAAGGTGGAGATATAACTGCTGGTGATGGAACAGGAGGAGAGTCAATTTATGGTTTGAAATTTGAGGACGAGAATTTTGTTTTAAAGCATGAGAGAAAAGGAATTCTATCAATGGCTAATTCTGGTCCCAACACAAATGGATCTCAGTTTTTCATTACTACCACCCGGACACCTCATTTAGATGGGAAACATGTTGTTTTTGGGAGAGTGATAAAGGGAATGGGGGTGGTTCGTTCCATTGAGCATGTCCCTGTTGGAGAAGCTGACTGCCCCACTTCGGATGCCGTAATTGTTGATTGTGGAGAGCTTCCTGAAGGTGCCGATGATGGAGTTGTGAACTTTTTTAAAGATGGTGACGTGTATCCTGATTGGCCCAATGATCTTGAAGAGAAGCCTACAGAGGTTTCTTGGTGGATGGATGCTGTGGAGTCTGCCAAAGCTTATGGGAATGACAATTTTAAG AAACAGGATTACAAGACCGCTCTCAGAAAGTACAGGAAAGCTTTGCGCTACTTGGATGTTTGCTGGGAGAAAGAAGAGATAGATGAAG AGAAGAGCACAGCACTGCGGAAGACCAAGTCCATAATACTCACTAATAGCtct GCATGCAAATTGAAGTTGGGAGATTTAAGGGGTGCTTTgttggatgcggattttgcaCTGCGTGAAACGGAGGGAAATGCTAAGGCATTTTTCCGACAAGGACAG GCACACATTGCACTTAATGACATCGACGCAGCGGTGGAGAGCTTCAAGCATGCATTGGAGTTGGAGCCAAATGATG GTGGAATCAAAAGAGAGCTAGCTGCTGCAAAGAAGAAG ATTGCTGACAGAAGAGATCAGGAGCGGAAGGCGTTTGCTAGGATTTTCCAACCTTCTGGAAAATCTGACAAATGCAGCGAA GAAAACTACTGA
- the LOC133930221 gene encoding LOW QUALITY PROTEIN: pentatricopeptide repeat-containing protein At5g18475-like (The sequence of the model RefSeq protein was modified relative to this genomic sequence to represent the inferred CDS: substituted 1 base at 1 genomic stop codon) has product MPSAPYRSFELFEEMIEKDRIVPDHLTYNVIIDGFCRLGQLEKARVILGFMRRNECEPNAFNYATLINGHCKGEVEVARLVFEEMRSSGVEPDAVSYTTLIGCLCRHGSVDEGINLFLETKGKGCRADVVTYDLVVEGLCKDGRTVEAMDXIESVPLEGVQLNVASYWIVMNCLRSRREVDKAVGLLGLMLRRGFLPHYAASNNLLIGLCEAGLADATVALYGLADMGFMPETTCWERLIDTVSRERKQRRSIELLDVLIAEE; this is encoded by the exons ATGCCCTCCGCCCCTTACCGTT CATTTGAACTATTTGAGGAGATGATCGAGAAGGACCGCATTGTGCCGGACCATCTGACATACAATGTGATCATTGATGGATTTTGTAGGCTGGGGCAGCTGGAGAAGGCGCGTGTAATCCTCGGATTTATGAGGAGGAACGAGTGTGAGCCAAATGCTTTCAACTATGCCACTCTGATTAATGGACACTGTAAGGGGGAAGTTGAGGTGGCGAGGTTGGTGTTTGAGGAGATGAGGAGTTCTGGCGTGGAGCCAGATGCTGTCAGCTACACGACACTGATTGGTTGCCTTTGTAGACATGGGAGCGTGGATGAGGGCATCAATCTTTTTCTGGAGACGAAGGGGAAGGGGTGTAGGGCTGATGTTGTCACATACGATCTTGTGGTCGAGGGCCTGTGTAAAGATGGACGGACGGTGGAAGCAATGGACTAAATTGAGAGTGTGCCACTGGAAGGAGTTCAATTGAACGTCGCAAGCTATTGGATTGTGATGAATTGCTTGCGCTCCCGTCGGGAGGTTGATAAGGCAGTTGGCTTGCTGGGACTGATGCTCAGACGAGGATTTTTACCACACTATGCAGCGTCAAACAACCTGTTGATTGGTCTTTGTGAAGCCGGGCTAGCAGATGCGACTGTCGCACTGTATGGATTGGCTGATATGGGTTTTATGCCAGAGACCACTTGTTGGGAAAGGCTGATTGATACTGTGTCTCGGGAGAGAAAGCAAAGGAGATCTATTGAATTGCTGGATGTCTTGATTGCTGAAGAGTGA